The following are encoded in a window of Iodobacter fluviatilis genomic DNA:
- the rpsP gene encoding 30S ribosomal protein S16, with protein MVVIRLSRGGAKNRPFYNVVVTDSRNRRDGRFVERLGFYNPLAKDGEEGVRLAMDRVSYWVGVGAQASDSVAKLLKNYKPAAVAAA; from the coding sequence ATGGTTGTTATTCGTCTTTCCCGCGGCGGTGCTAAAAACCGTCCGTTTTACAACGTTGTTGTAACCGACTCCCGTAATCGTCGTGATGGTCGCTTTGTTGAGCGTCTTGGCTTTTACAACCCACTCGCCAAAGATGGTGAAGAAGGCGTGCGTCTAGCTATGGACCGCGTTAGCTACTGGGTAGGTGTTGGTGCACAAGCTTCTGACTCCGTTGCCAAGCTGCTGAAAAACTACAAGCCAGCTGCTGTTGCTGCTGCTTGA
- the pilB gene encoding type IV-A pilus assembly ATPase PilB encodes MSAPNSPVSGLARLLVQHGRLIEADAEALQSTANSSKTPFIEQLIRSHKMTARDVAEFSSQAFGYPLLDLDHIDPSYIPQGVLDNKVMQIQRIVPLFKRGTKLFIGLSDITNLQALEEVRFQTGLQVQPLVVEDSKLVSLLDKLIESTGANLSNMALDDVDLEMGGGEEDTTQNEAAALEVDDAPIVKYLQKILLDAINAGVSDIHFEPYEKFFRIRYRLDGVLREVAQPPLAIKDKLASRIKVISKLDISEKRVPQDGRMKLVLSKSRAIDFRVSTMPTMHGEKICMRILDPSSATLGIDALGYDPDQKEILLEAIQRPYGMILVTGPTGSGKTVSLYTCLNILNQPGINISTAEDPCEINLPGVNQVNVNEKSGLTFAVALKAFLRQDPDIIMVGEIRDLGTADISIKAAQTGHMVFSTLHTNDAPTTLTRMLNMGIAPFNIASSVILITAQRLARKLCSCKTPIDIPHQALLDAGFEEEELDGTWTPYKPVGCDICKGSGYKGRVGIYQVMPITDAMNRIIMTNGNAIDIADQAKRDGVRDLRGSGLRKVKQGLTSLEEVMAVTNE; translated from the coding sequence ATGTCAGCACCTAACTCACCTGTATCTGGTCTCGCCCGCCTGCTTGTTCAGCATGGCAGATTAATTGAAGCGGACGCTGAAGCGCTGCAATCTACAGCGAACAGCAGTAAAACGCCGTTTATTGAGCAACTGATACGCAGTCACAAAATGACCGCGAGAGATGTTGCTGAATTTTCATCTCAGGCGTTTGGCTATCCTCTTCTTGATCTGGACCATATTGATCCAAGCTACATCCCCCAAGGCGTGCTGGACAATAAAGTGATGCAGATTCAACGCATCGTGCCGCTCTTTAAGCGCGGCACCAAATTGTTTATCGGTCTATCGGATATCACCAATCTGCAAGCGTTGGAAGAAGTGCGCTTTCAAACCGGCCTGCAAGTACAGCCACTGGTGGTGGAAGACAGTAAACTCGTTAGTCTGCTGGATAAACTCATCGAGTCTACCGGGGCCAATCTAAGCAATATGGCGCTGGATGATGTCGATTTGGAAATGGGTGGCGGCGAAGAAGACACCACTCAAAACGAGGCTGCAGCGCTGGAAGTTGACGATGCCCCCATCGTTAAATACCTGCAAAAGATTCTGCTGGATGCCATTAATGCAGGGGTTTCGGATATCCACTTTGAGCCTTACGAGAAATTCTTCCGCATTCGCTACCGCTTGGATGGTGTGTTGCGTGAAGTAGCTCAACCTCCGCTGGCAATTAAAGACAAACTTGCTTCGCGTATTAAAGTTATCTCAAAACTGGATATCTCTGAAAAACGCGTGCCACAAGATGGCCGGATGAAGCTGGTGCTTTCAAAAAGCCGGGCCATCGATTTCCGGGTATCCACCATGCCCACCATGCACGGTGAAAAGATTTGTATGCGGATTCTGGATCCCTCCTCTGCCACCTTGGGTATTGATGCTCTAGGTTACGATCCGGATCAGAAAGAAATCCTGCTGGAAGCGATCCAGCGGCCCTACGGCATGATTTTGGTAACTGGCCCAACCGGTTCAGGAAAGACCGTTTCGCTCTATACCTGCTTAAATATTTTAAATCAGCCAGGAATCAATATTTCCACGGCCGAAGATCCATGTGAAATTAACTTACCTGGCGTAAATCAGGTGAACGTGAATGAAAAATCCGGCCTGACTTTTGCTGTCGCCCTGAAAGCCTTCTTGCGCCAAGATCCAGACATCATCATGGTGGGGGAAATCCGGGATTTAGGCACTGCCGATATCTCGATTAAAGCCGCGCAAACGGGGCATATGGTGTTTTCTACTCTGCACACAAACGATGCGCCCACCACGCTGACACGGATGCTGAATATGGGGATTGCCCCATTTAATATTGCATCGTCAGTGATTTTAATTACCGCACAGCGGCTTGCTAGAAAACTGTGCAGTTGCAAAACGCCCATTGATATTCCACATCAAGCCCTGCTCGACGCAGGCTTTGAAGAAGAAGAACTTGATGGGACCTGGACCCCTTATAAGCCCGTAGGCTGCGATATTTGCAAGGGTTCAGGCTATAAAGGCCGCGTTGGCATTTATCAGGTCATGCCCATTACTGATGCAATGAATCGCATCATCATGACCAATGGCAATGCGATTGATATTGCTGACCAGGCTAAGCGTGACGGCGTTCGTGATTTACGGGGTTCTGGCTTGCGTAAAGTAAAACAAGGCCTGACCTCATTAGAAGAAGTCATGGCGGTAACCAATGAATAA
- a CDS encoding HlyC/CorC family transporter, with product MEQISLSYLYLALAFCLATSAFFSAAETAMMAVNRYKIASKARQGHLAAARTQKLLNQTDKLLSVILIGNTLINTASATLSTLIASKLFAGNDFALGTATLLVAFAILIFSEATPKVLAANYAESFAYAASYPLLILLRIFYPAVWLVNLFVSALIKVLRLKKNQNNQHALSPEELRLLVLESGRYMEKKHHTILLNLFELASITVDDVMTPRHQIESIDLDAPTDEIRKQIFTCHHTRLPVYSSNPDNITGILHIRKILSLKENEIDQARLSEMMRPPYFIPSSTPLFTQLQNFQENKRRMAVVVDEYGEMQGLVTLEDILEQVVGEFTTNAPAQGKALRQPDGSVLLDGASSLRELNRKLRLAFPVDGPKTLNGLILEHFEDIPDAGTCLVLAGQRIEIVQTQDRSIRVIRLYAQDT from the coding sequence TTGGAACAAATTTCATTATCTTATCTATATCTTGCTCTTGCCTTCTGCTTAGCAACTTCCGCATTCTTTTCTGCAGCGGAAACAGCAATGATGGCGGTAAACCGCTATAAAATTGCCAGCAAAGCACGCCAGGGTCATTTAGCGGCTGCACGAACACAAAAACTGCTGAACCAAACCGATAAGCTACTTTCCGTTATTTTAATTGGTAATACGCTTATCAACACTGCATCAGCGACACTTTCTACACTAATTGCAAGCAAGCTATTTGCCGGAAATGACTTCGCACTAGGTACGGCCACTTTACTGGTCGCGTTTGCAATTCTTATTTTTTCTGAAGCAACGCCCAAAGTATTAGCCGCCAACTATGCAGAATCTTTTGCCTATGCAGCCTCTTATCCCTTACTTATCCTGCTGCGTATTTTTTATCCGGCAGTCTGGCTGGTCAACCTGTTTGTCAGTGCACTGATTAAAGTTTTACGCCTAAAAAAAAACCAGAACAATCAGCACGCCCTTTCACCTGAAGAATTACGCCTATTAGTATTAGAATCAGGGCGTTATATGGAAAAAAAACATCATACAATTCTTCTGAATTTATTTGAACTGGCGAGCATTACGGTAGACGATGTAATGACTCCCCGCCATCAAATTGAGAGCATTGATTTAGACGCACCAACGGATGAGATTCGTAAACAAATCTTCACCTGCCACCATACCCGTCTACCCGTTTACTCAAGTAACCCGGACAACATCACGGGAATTTTGCATATTCGAAAAATTTTATCCTTAAAAGAGAACGAAATAGACCAGGCAAGACTGAGTGAAATGATGCGGCCGCCTTACTTTATTCCATCCAGCACGCCGTTATTTACCCAACTGCAAAATTTTCAAGAAAATAAACGCAGAATGGCCGTTGTCGTGGATGAATACGGAGAAATGCAAGGTCTTGTTACCTTGGAAGATATTTTGGAGCAAGTTGTTGGAGAATTCACTACCAATGCTCCAGCGCAGGGCAAAGCATTAAGGCAACCCGATGGCAGTGTACTACTCGATGGCGCATCCAGCCTTCGGGAGCTCAATAGAAAATTACGTCTGGCATTTCCTGTAGATGGGCCTAAAACATTAAATGGACTCATACTTGAACACTTTGAAGATATCCCTGATGCGGGCACTTGCCTTGTTTTAGCAGGGCAGCGAATTGAAATTGTTCAAACACAGGACCGAAGTATTCGCGTTATTCGCCTTTATGCCCAAGATACTTAA
- a CDS encoding type II secretion system F family protein, which produces MALAPKTLKVKEFTFIWEGKDRSGKIVKGEVRASGEHVVKNTLRRQGINVLKVKKQRMGTGKKITEEDITMFTRQLATMLKSGVPLLTSFDIVAKGHSNPSVTKLLMDIKNDIETGSSLTQAFRKHPNEFDALYCNLIQAGEQAGILDALLARLATYKEKTLGVKKKIKSALFYPTAVIVAAFVITAVIMIFVIPAFKELFSSFGANLPTPTLVVMAISDVFVTYWWLIFGGIFGGIWGFLKAWKKSEAIQIVMDRLLLKVPIIGKIMLDATIARWCRTLSTMFAAGVPLVDSLDSVGGAAGNYLYKLATKKIQTEVSTGTSLTLSMQSTNMFPNMVMQMVAIGEESGALDSMLSKVADYYEEEVDNAVEALSSLMEPIIMVVLGTLIGGLVVAMYLPIFKMGEVVG; this is translated from the coding sequence ATGGCGCTAGCACCCAAAACACTAAAAGTAAAAGAATTTACTTTTATCTGGGAAGGAAAAGATCGCAGTGGCAAGATTGTCAAAGGCGAAGTACGGGCAAGTGGTGAGCACGTGGTTAAAAACACGCTTCGCCGCCAGGGCATCAATGTCTTAAAAGTCAAAAAACAAAGGATGGGAACAGGCAAAAAGATTACCGAGGAAGACATCACCATGTTTACCCGGCAACTGGCCACCATGCTTAAATCTGGCGTGCCGCTGCTCACTTCATTTGATATTGTGGCCAAGGGCCATAGCAATCCATCTGTGACCAAGCTGCTGATGGATATCAAAAATGATATTGAAACCGGCTCATCACTGACACAGGCATTCCGAAAACACCCTAATGAATTTGATGCACTTTATTGCAATCTGATTCAGGCGGGTGAGCAAGCAGGTATTTTAGATGCCCTGCTGGCAAGGCTTGCTACCTACAAAGAGAAAACGCTGGGCGTTAAAAAGAAAATTAAATCTGCGCTGTTTTATCCAACCGCCGTTATCGTTGCGGCTTTTGTGATTACTGCAGTAATTATGATTTTTGTAATTCCCGCGTTTAAAGAGTTATTTTCGAGCTTTGGCGCCAACTTACCAACGCCCACCTTAGTGGTCATGGCAATCTCTGATGTCTTCGTTACATATTGGTGGCTCATATTTGGCGGGATATTCGGCGGGATCTGGGGCTTTTTAAAAGCTTGGAAAAAATCAGAAGCGATTCAAATCGTGATGGATCGTTTACTGCTCAAAGTGCCGATTATTGGAAAAATCATGCTGGATGCGACTATTGCACGCTGGTGCCGCACCCTCTCCACCATGTTTGCAGCGGGTGTGCCTTTAGTAGACTCACTGGATTCTGTTGGTGGCGCAGCAGGGAATTACCTCTATAAGCTTGCTACAAAAAAAATCCAAACCGAAGTGAGCACAGGGACCAGCCTGACTTTATCAATGCAAAGCACCAATATGTTCCCCAATATGGTGATGCAAATGGTTGCAATTGGTGAAGAATCCGGTGCGCTGGACTCCATGCTGAGTAAAGTTGCGGATTATTACGAAGAAGAAGTGGATAACGCCGTAGAAGCCTTATCCAGCTTAATGGAGCCCATCATCATGGTGGTCTTAGGTACACTGATCGGTGGTTTAGTTGTAGCCATGTACTTACCAATTTTCAAAATGGGCGAGGTTGTCGGTTAA
- the ffh gene encoding signal recognition particle protein, with product MFENLSSRLSGVVKNLRGQSRLTEDNIQDAMREVRMALLEADVALPVVKQFINDVKIRAQGQEVIGSLTPGQAVIGVVHEELTKLMGAQNDALNLAAVPPAVILMAGLQGAGKTTTSGKLAKLLKETQKKKVLLVSTDVYRPAAIEQLKMLAGQLEVEWFPSDVGQKPVEIALAAHDYAKKHFHDVLIVDTAGRLAIDEALMAEIKALHGAVNPVETLFVVDAMQGQDAVNTAKAFNEALPLTGVILTKMDGDSRGGAALSVRHITGKPIKFLGTGEKLTGLEPFHPDRMAGRILGMGDVLSLIEDVQNSVDQEEALKMMKKVKSGKGFDLEDFKTQIQQMKKMGGMSALMDKLPGQVSQMANSQVTDKSVARIEGIINSMTPEERRKPELLKASRKRRIAAGAGVQVQEVNRLLKQFEETQKMMKQFSKGGMAKLMRGMSGMKGMLPGM from the coding sequence ATGTTTGAAAATCTTTCTAGTCGTCTTTCTGGTGTAGTCAAAAACCTGCGGGGTCAGTCTCGCCTGACTGAGGATAATATTCAAGACGCAATGCGTGAAGTACGCATGGCTTTGCTTGAGGCTGATGTGGCTTTGCCTGTCGTTAAGCAGTTTATTAATGACGTGAAAATTCGCGCTCAGGGGCAAGAAGTTATTGGTAGTCTTACACCGGGTCAAGCAGTAATCGGTGTTGTACACGAAGAACTGACTAAGCTGATGGGGGCTCAAAATGATGCCCTGAACTTGGCTGCAGTTCCGCCTGCTGTGATTTTAATGGCTGGTTTGCAAGGTGCAGGTAAGACAACAACTTCGGGTAAATTAGCAAAACTTCTCAAAGAAACACAAAAGAAAAAAGTTTTATTGGTTTCAACAGACGTTTATCGCCCGGCTGCCATTGAGCAGCTGAAAATGCTGGCAGGACAATTAGAGGTGGAATGGTTCCCTTCTGATGTAGGGCAAAAGCCGGTCGAGATTGCGCTCGCAGCCCATGATTATGCAAAAAAGCATTTTCATGATGTGCTGATTGTTGATACCGCTGGCCGTTTGGCAATTGATGAGGCCTTGATGGCCGAAATTAAAGCGCTGCATGGGGCTGTAAATCCTGTTGAAACGCTGTTTGTGGTTGATGCCATGCAAGGGCAGGATGCGGTTAACACGGCTAAAGCATTTAATGAGGCGCTTCCCTTAACAGGGGTAATCCTTACCAAAATGGACGGCGATTCACGTGGTGGTGCGGCATTATCGGTGCGGCATATTACGGGTAAGCCAATTAAATTTTTAGGCACAGGCGAGAAGCTGACAGGGCTGGAGCCATTCCATCCTGATCGCATGGCTGGCCGTATTTTGGGCATGGGCGATGTACTTTCTCTGATTGAAGACGTGCAAAACAGCGTCGATCAGGAAGAGGCGCTCAAAATGATGAAAAAAGTTAAATCCGGCAAAGGGTTTGACTTGGAAGATTTTAAAACGCAAATCCAACAAATGAAAAAAATGGGCGGTATGAGCGCGCTGATGGATAAGTTACCAGGGCAAGTAAGCCAGATGGCCAATAGTCAGGTAACAGATAAATCGGTGGCACGTATTGAAGGCATTATCAACTCAATGACACCCGAAGAGCGTCGTAAACCAGAGTTGTTAAAAGCCAGCCGAAAGCGCCGTATTGCTGCCGGGGCAGGTGTGCAGGTACAAGAAGTGAATCGTCTTTTGAAGCAGTTCGAAGAAACGCAAAAAATGATGAAGCAATTCTCCAAAGGCGGCATGGCTAAATTGATGCGTGGTATGAGTGGCATGAAGGGCATGCTGCCCGGTATGTGA
- a CDS encoding cytochrome C assembly family protein codes for MMTILPEVSPATYFALLALTIYLLLGWHFCRSRLASSRPKRLLSPALELTLLVSGLVLHALALFPPLLWSSNLHFGAAEALSLSAFSTLCIYLCGQLFWKMDGLQPPMLGIAAIFLFISQLLPIGHSITYPLSLLSRGHFLLAMFAHGMLLNAAGVAILMRFADRTLHKAQAGSLIRTLPPLMTLERLMFACVGLGFILLTLALLSGIFFAEQVFGHGLVFSHKIILSIAAWLVFGTLLLGRWKNGWRGRFAANWTLFGFALLFLGYIGSRFVLEALLHRPF; via the coding sequence ATGATGACCATTTTACCTGAAGTTAGCCCAGCAACTTATTTCGCACTGCTGGCTTTAACCATTTATCTGCTATTAGGCTGGCATTTTTGCCGCAGCCGGCTTGCCTCATCACGCCCCAAACGGCTGCTTAGCCCTGCACTTGAGCTGACTTTGTTAGTCTCAGGCTTGGTTTTACACGCCCTGGCACTTTTCCCACCTTTACTCTGGTCAAGTAATCTGCATTTTGGTGCGGCGGAGGCACTCTCATTGAGTGCATTTTCCACCCTGTGCATTTACCTGTGTGGCCAGCTGTTCTGGAAAATGGATGGTCTGCAACCCCCCATGCTGGGTATAGCGGCAATATTTTTATTTATTTCCCAACTATTGCCGATAGGGCATTCAATTACTTACCCCCTCAGCCTGCTGTCGCGAGGCCACTTTTTACTGGCCATGTTTGCCCATGGAATGCTACTGAATGCTGCTGGTGTTGCCATTCTAATGCGTTTTGCTGATAGAACATTACACAAAGCTCAGGCAGGCTCTCTCATTCGGACACTACCGCCGCTAATGACTCTCGAGCGACTCATGTTTGCATGTGTTGGCCTAGGTTTTATTTTACTGACATTAGCACTGCTTTCCGGAATCTTTTTTGCGGAACAAGTATTCGGACACGGCTTAGTATTTTCACACAAGATTATCCTTTCCATTGCAGCTTGGCTGGTTTTTGGCACTTTACTTCTGGGGCGTTGGAAAAATGGCTGGCGTGGGCGTTTTGCGGCCAACTGGACACTTTTTGGCTTTGCTCTGCTTTTTCTGGGCTATATAGGGAGCCGTTTTGTTCTCGAGGCGCTGTTACATCGCCCTTTTTAG